One stretch of Sphingomonas rosea DNA includes these proteins:
- a CDS encoding alpha/beta hydrolase: MIRHLLAAAVLSVALPAVPAFAQASATAARTMPSRTSLKWVGSRGPVVVLIPGLSSPAAVWDRVVPTLAADHRVLLVEVNGFATPRAPEGAAKPGLLDGVLADISAELKAARNPGKAAIVGHSLGGLLAMRMGIEHPEQVDRLMVVDALPFFGVLMDPEGTAASVEPRAAMMRDMMARNAEAMRARAGQPVTGDPQNGMSNTPEGRRKVAAWSLNADPLVVGQAMYEDVVTDLRKDIAKIAVPMTVLHQSDPASTTDEVYIRDYAAQPRAKLVPITDSAHFIMLDQPDRFAAELAAFLRR; this comes from the coding sequence ATGATCCGCCATCTCCTCGCCGCTGCCGTGCTGTCGGTTGCGCTCCCCGCAGTCCCGGCCTTTGCCCAGGCCAGCGCAACGGCAGCCAGGACCATGCCTTCCCGGACCAGCCTCAAGTGGGTCGGGAGCCGCGGCCCGGTGGTAGTGCTGATCCCCGGCCTCTCGTCACCCGCGGCCGTGTGGGACCGGGTCGTGCCGACCCTCGCCGCCGATCACCGCGTCCTGCTGGTCGAGGTCAATGGTTTCGCCACCCCCCGCGCGCCCGAGGGAGCGGCGAAGCCGGGCCTCCTCGACGGCGTGCTGGCGGACATCTCGGCCGAGCTGAAGGCCGCTAGGAACCCCGGCAAGGCGGCCATCGTCGGCCACAGCCTCGGCGGCCTGCTCGCCATGCGCATGGGGATCGAGCACCCCGAACAGGTCGACCGGCTGATGGTGGTCGACGCTTTGCCCTTCTTCGGCGTGCTGATGGATCCCGAGGGCACCGCCGCCAGCGTCGAGCCCCGCGCGGCGATGATGCGCGACATGATGGCGCGCAACGCCGAGGCGATGCGCGCCCGCGCGGGCCAGCCGGTCACCGGCGATCCGCAGAACGGCATGTCGAACACCCCCGAGGGCCGCCGCAAGGTCGCCGCCTGGTCACTCAACGCCGATCCGCTGGTGGTCGGCCAGGCGATGTACGAGGACGTGGTGACGGACCTGCGCAAGGACATCGCGAAGATCGCGGTGCCGATGACCGTCCTCCACCAGAGCGACCCCGCGAGCACGACCGACGAGGTCTATATTCGCGATTATGCCGCGCAGCCCAGGGCGAAGCTGGTGCCGATCACGGACAGCGCCCACTTCATCATGCTCGACCAGCCCGACCGCTTCGCTGCCGAGCTTGCCGCTTTCCTCAGACGGTGA
- the sufB gene encoding Fe-S cluster assembly protein SufB yields the protein MNEETTIRNREAHEAADKLATYEWGFVSDIESDFAPKGLSEDTVRFISAKKGEPEWLLEWRLKAYRAWLEMEEVDWAKLSIPPIDYQDAYYYAEPKQRPTIASLDELDPEIRRTYEKLGIPIEEQKVLAGVEGARKVAVDAVFDSVSVATTFREELDRAGVIFRSISEAVKEFPDLVRKYLGSVVPQRDNFFACLNSAVFSDGTFVYIPEGVRCPMELSTYFRINAENTGQFERTLIVADKGSYVSYLEGCTAPMRDENQLHAAVVEIFAHEDAEVKYSTVQNWYPGNAEGVGGIYNFVTKRAMCSGARSKVSWTQVETGSAITWKYPSCILKGDGSVGEFYSVALTNNRQQADTGTKMVHIGKNTRSTIVSKGISAGRSDNTYRGLVRVLPGAENVRNFTQCDSLLLGDQCGAHTVPYIEVKNPTATIEHEATTSKISEDQLFYAMARGLDQEAAVALIVNGFAREVLKQLPMEFAVEAQKLLGISLEGSVG from the coding sequence ATGAACGAAGAGACCACCATCCGGAACCGCGAAGCCCACGAGGCGGCCGACAAGCTCGCCACCTACGAATGGGGCTTCGTCAGCGATATCGAATCGGATTTCGCGCCCAAGGGCCTGTCCGAGGACACGGTACGCTTCATCTCGGCCAAGAAGGGCGAGCCCGAGTGGCTCCTCGAGTGGCGCCTCAAGGCCTATCGCGCCTGGCTTGAGATGGAGGAGGTCGACTGGGCCAAGCTCTCGATCCCGCCGATCGACTACCAGGACGCTTATTATTACGCCGAGCCCAAGCAGCGGCCGACGATCGCGTCGCTCGACGAGCTCGACCCCGAGATCCGCCGCACCTACGAGAAGCTCGGAATCCCGATCGAGGAGCAGAAGGTGCTCGCCGGGGTCGAGGGCGCGCGCAAAGTGGCGGTCGATGCGGTGTTCGACAGCGTCTCGGTCGCCACCACCTTTCGCGAGGAACTCGATCGCGCGGGCGTCATCTTCCGCTCGATCTCGGAGGCGGTGAAGGAATTCCCCGACCTCGTCCGCAAGTATCTCGGCAGTGTCGTCCCGCAGCGCGACAATTTCTTCGCCTGCCTCAACAGCGCGGTCTTCTCCGACGGCACCTTCGTCTACATCCCCGAGGGCGTCCGCTGCCCGATGGAGCTGTCGACCTATTTCCGCATCAACGCCGAGAATACCGGCCAGTTCGAGCGCACCCTGATCGTCGCCGACAAGGGGAGCTACGTCTCCTATCTCGAGGGCTGCACCGCCCCGATGCGCGACGAGAACCAGCTCCACGCCGCGGTGGTCGAGATCTTCGCCCACGAGGATGCGGAGGTGAAATATTCCACCGTCCAGAACTGGTATCCGGGCAATGCCGAGGGCGTCGGCGGCATCTACAATTTCGTGACCAAGCGGGCGATGTGCTCGGGCGCGCGCTCGAAGGTGTCGTGGACCCAGGTCGAGACCGGCTCGGCGATCACCTGGAAGTATCCGAGCTGCATCCTCAAGGGCGACGGCTCGGTCGGCGAATTCTACTCGGTCGCGCTGACCAACAATCGCCAGCAGGCCGACACCGGCACCAAGATGGTGCACATCGGCAAGAACACCCGCTCGACCATCGTGTCGAAGGGGATTTCGGCGGGCCGCAGCGACAACACCTATCGCGGCCTCGTCCGCGTGCTGCCGGGCGCCGAAAACGTCCGCAACTTCACCCAGTGCGACAGCCTGCTCCTGGGCGACCAGTGCGGCGCGCACACCGTGCCCTATATCGAGGTCAAGAACCCGACCGCGACCATCGAGCATGAGGCGACCACGTCCAAGATCAGCGAGGACCAGCTGTTCTACGCCATGGCGCGCGGCCTCGACCAGGAGGCGGCGGTCGCCCTCATCGTCAACGGCTTCGCCCGCGAGGTGCTGAAGCAGCTGCCGATGGAGTTCGCGGTCGAAGCACAGAAGCTGCTGGGGATCAGTCTGGAAGGGAGCGTCGGGTGA
- a CDS encoding SufD family Fe-S cluster assembly protein: protein MSAIATLPTRKDEAYRYADFAALDRVWHELAPPREIVIPAGESHSHVLVAGAEPVEIHRATVIVEAGASLALFALNGCTEYGRIEVDVTVREGGHFTLQAANIAGGSATQEIVTVVRHVEPEGTSNQVVRSVLAGKATGSYLGKVAVARHAQKVDGEQSVKAMLLDRGATANCKPELEIYADDVKCAHGASVGELDPDQLFYALSRGLDPASAKALLLEGFVLQLWDEAPDDRREELVEQTRRLLRTVSA from the coding sequence ATGAGCGCCATCGCCACCCTTCCGACCCGCAAGGACGAGGCGTATCGCTACGCCGACTTCGCCGCGCTCGACCGCGTCTGGCACGAGCTTGCGCCACCGCGCGAGATCGTCATCCCGGCGGGCGAAAGCCACAGCCATGTGCTCGTCGCCGGGGCCGAACCGGTCGAGATCCACCGCGCGACGGTGATCGTCGAGGCCGGCGCGTCGCTGGCACTGTTCGCGCTCAATGGCTGCACCGAATATGGCCGGATCGAAGTCGACGTGACCGTTCGCGAGGGCGGGCACTTCACGCTCCAGGCGGCCAATATCGCGGGCGGGTCGGCGACCCAGGAGATCGTCACGGTCGTCCGTCACGTCGAGCCCGAAGGCACCTCCAACCAGGTCGTCCGCAGCGTGCTCGCGGGCAAGGCGACCGGCTCCTACCTCGGCAAGGTCGCGGTCGCGCGCCACGCCCAGAAGGTCGATGGCGAACAGTCGGTCAAGGCGATGCTCCTCGACCGCGGCGCCACCGCCAACTGCAAGCCCGAGCTCGAAATCTACGCCGACGACGTCAAATGCGCGCACGGCGCCAGCGTCGGCGAGCTCGATCCCGACCAGCTGTTCTACGCCTTGTCGCGCGGGCTCGATCCCGCCAGCGCCAAGGCGCTGCTGCTTGAGGGCTTCGTCCTCCAATTGTGGGACGAGGCGCCCGACGACCGGCGCGAGGAGCTGGTCGAGCAGACCCGCCGCCTGCTCCGGACGGTGTCCGCATGA
- a CDS encoding SUF system Fe-S cluster assembly protein encodes MNEERKIAIEEVDAVAPPPKARVEQESAAETFERKRDYLAGFLSETPPEAPVGGAGGDLQAAIVETLKTIYDPEIPVDIYELGLIYDVSVTDEGDATVLMTLTTPHCPVAESMPGEVEIRVLSVPGVRDAEVKLVWDPPWDPSKMSDEARLELGML; translated from the coding sequence ATGAACGAGGAACGCAAGATCGCAATCGAAGAGGTGGACGCCGTGGCGCCGCCGCCCAAGGCGCGGGTCGAGCAGGAAAGCGCGGCCGAGACGTTCGAGCGCAAGCGCGACTATCTCGCCGGCTTCCTCAGCGAAACGCCGCCCGAGGCGCCGGTCGGCGGTGCGGGCGGCGACCTGCAGGCCGCGATCGTCGAGACGCTCAAGACCATCTACGATCCGGAGATCCCGGTCGACATCTACGAGCTCGGCCTCATCTACGACGTCAGCGTCACCGACGAGGGCGACGCGACCGTGCTGATGACGCTGACCACGCCGCATTGTCCGGTCGCCGAATCGATGCCCGGCGAGGTCGAGATCCGCGTCCTGTCGGTCCCGGGGGTCCGCGACGCCGAGGTGAAGCTCGTCTGGGATCCGCCGTGGGACCCGTCGAAGATGAGCGACGAAGCGCGGCTCGAATTGGGAATGCTGTGA
- a CDS encoding DUF885 domain-containing protein, whose amino-acid sequence MKQLLLLASTALLAGCATTTPDPLVVPPPETAAAEAAPAATAPAPVPARNAQLAAFFEEYDKASLALSPLSKAYRGIKDADYGKWDELSDAAEERDRALDRRYLADLRQRFPRASLSPDDQLSYDLFEYRIARSESLYPYRKNGLVFDQMNGAQSDGPAFLINIHKVASVADAEAYVSRISAIATYLDQSVAEANARAANGVLAPRWVYPYVIADSRNLIRGAPFDKGADNDLWADFKAKVGKLDADAATKARLLEAGRTAMVRDLKPAYSRVITAMQAQMAKAGTDDGIWRFPNGAAEYQARLKFYTTTDFTPDQVHELGLAQVARIHGEMTALKDKVGFKGSLQDFFKFMREDKRFYYPNTAAGKQTYLDESLKAQQQVQAALPRFFGRLPKTALLIKPVEAFREKSAGKAFYQDPPPDGSRPGTYYVNLYNMNDMPSIEVEALFCHEGIPGHHLQGALLSELGEGEVPPFRQFSGYTATDEGWGLYAEKLCKEMGLYQDPYRDFGRLQLELHRAIRLVVDSGIHHKRWTRAQAIKYVEDNSADAKGGIVKAIERYIVYPGQATAYMIGKLKIEELRARAKAQLGARYDDRQFHDTILLAGSMPLSMLEKRVDDWIARTKA is encoded by the coding sequence TTGAAGCAGCTCCTTCTTCTCGCCTCCACCGCCCTGCTGGCGGGATGCGCGACCACCACGCCCGATCCGCTGGTGGTCCCACCGCCCGAAACCGCTGCTGCCGAGGCGGCGCCCGCCGCAACCGCCCCGGCGCCGGTTCCGGCGCGTAATGCGCAGCTCGCCGCCTTCTTCGAGGAATATGACAAGGCCAGCCTCGCCCTGTCGCCGCTGTCGAAGGCCTATCGCGGGATCAAGGACGCCGATTACGGCAAGTGGGACGAGCTGAGCGACGCCGCCGAGGAGCGCGACCGGGCCCTCGACCGGCGTTATCTCGCAGATCTTCGCCAGCGCTTTCCGCGCGCCTCGCTCAGCCCCGACGACCAGCTGAGCTACGACCTGTTCGAATATCGCATCGCACGCAGCGAATCGCTTTATCCCTATCGCAAGAACGGGCTCGTCTTCGACCAGATGAACGGCGCGCAGAGCGACGGGCCGGCCTTCCTCATCAACATCCACAAGGTCGCCAGCGTCGCGGACGCCGAGGCCTATGTCAGCCGCATCTCGGCCATCGCCACCTATCTCGACCAGTCGGTGGCCGAGGCGAACGCGCGTGCGGCCAACGGCGTGCTCGCGCCCCGGTGGGTCTATCCCTACGTTATCGCCGACAGCCGCAACCTCATTCGCGGCGCGCCCTTCGACAAGGGCGCCGACAACGACCTGTGGGCCGACTTCAAGGCCAAGGTCGGCAAGCTCGACGCCGATGCCGCGACCAAGGCGCGGCTGCTCGAGGCGGGGCGAACGGCGATGGTTCGCGACCTCAAGCCCGCCTACAGCCGTGTCATCACGGCGATGCAGGCGCAAATGGCCAAGGCCGGGACCGACGACGGCATCTGGCGCTTCCCCAATGGCGCGGCGGAATATCAGGCCCGGCTGAAATTTTACACGACGACCGACTTCACTCCCGACCAGGTCCACGAGCTCGGCCTCGCGCAGGTCGCGCGGATTCACGGGGAGATGACCGCGCTCAAGGACAAGGTGGGCTTCAAGGGCTCGCTGCAGGACTTCTTCAAGTTCATGCGCGAGGACAAGCGCTTCTATTATCCCAACACGGCGGCCGGAAAGCAGACCTATCTCGACGAGAGCCTGAAGGCGCAGCAGCAGGTCCAGGCGGCGCTTCCGCGCTTCTTTGGCCGGCTGCCCAAGACCGCGCTCCTGATCAAGCCGGTCGAGGCGTTCCGCGAGAAGAGCGCGGGCAAGGCCTTCTACCAGGACCCGCCGCCCGATGGTTCGCGCCCGGGCACCTATTACGTCAACCTCTACAACATGAACGACATGCCTTCGATCGAGGTCGAGGCGCTGTTCTGCCACGAGGGCATCCCCGGCCACCACCTCCAGGGCGCGCTGCTGAGCGAGCTCGGCGAAGGCGAGGTGCCGCCCTTCCGCCAGTTCTCGGGCTATACCGCGACCGACGAGGGCTGGGGCCTCTACGCCGAGAAATTGTGCAAGGAGATGGGGCTCTACCAGGATCCCTATCGCGACTTCGGGCGCTTGCAGCTCGAGCTTCACCGGGCGATCCGGCTGGTGGTCGACAGCGGCATCCACCACAAGCGCTGGACCCGCGCGCAGGCGATCAAATATGTCGAGGACAACAGCGCCGACGCCAAGGGCGGGATTGTCAAGGCGATCGAGCGCTACATCGTCTATCCGGGCCAGGCGACGGCCTACATGATCGGCAAGCTGAAGATCGAGGAACTGCGCGCCAGGGCCAAGGCGCAGCTCGGCGCGCGCTACGACGACCGCCAGTTCCACGACACGATCCTGCTCGCCGGCTCGATGCCGCTCAGCATGCTCGAAAAGCGCGTCGACGACTGGATCGCCCGGACCAAGGCCTAG
- a CDS encoding iron-sulfur cluster assembly accessory protein, producing MSETKLRVRPAAITLTPAAERRVADLMAKAPSDAIGVKLSTPRRGCSGLAYSVDYVTSEDKFDEKIETPGGTFYVDGGSILYLIGSVMDWREDDFTAGFVFENPNAKGSCGCGESFTV from the coding sequence ATGAGCGAGACCAAGCTGCGCGTGCGCCCCGCCGCGATTACCCTGACCCCGGCTGCCGAGCGCCGCGTCGCCGACCTGATGGCGAAGGCGCCTTCCGACGCGATCGGCGTCAAGCTCTCGACCCCGCGGCGCGGCTGCTCGGGGCTGGCCTATTCGGTCGACTATGTGACCAGCGAGGACAAATTCGACGAGAAGATCGAGACCCCGGGCGGGACCTTCTACGTCGATGGCGGCTCGATCCTCTATCTCATCGGCTCGGTGATGGACTGGCGCGAGGACGACTTCACCGCCGGCTTCGTGTTCGAGAACCCCAACGCCAAGGGCAGCTGCGGCTGCGGCGAGAGCTTCACCGTCTGA
- a CDS encoding SUF system Fe-S cluster assembly regulator, whose protein sequence is MRLTHLADYAVVILTAAAQHSGEERLNASALSAETGVPLPTAQKLLGKLAAAGLLQSHRGVGGGIAFARAPDAITLADIIEAVEGPIAMTQCSGSDEASDCALDARCRLKPHMNIVSRTVRDALAGVTLEHLASERRMEIA, encoded by the coding sequence ATGCGACTGACCCACCTTGCCGACTATGCGGTCGTGATCCTGACCGCTGCCGCCCAGCACTCGGGCGAGGAGCGCCTCAACGCGTCCGCGCTGTCGGCCGAGACGGGGGTCCCGCTGCCCACTGCGCAGAAGCTGCTCGGCAAGCTCGCCGCGGCCGGTCTCCTCCAGTCGCACCGCGGGGTCGGGGGCGGAATAGCCTTCGCCCGCGCGCCGGACGCGATCACGCTCGCCGACATCATCGAGGCGGTCGAGGGACCGATCGCGATGACCCAGTGCAGCGGCTCGGACGAGGCCAGCGACTGCGCCCTCGATGCCCGCTGCCGGTTGAAGCCGCACATGAACATCGTCAGCCGGACGGTGCGCGACGCGCTCGCCGGCGTGACCCTCGAGCATTTGGCGTCTGAGCGCCGCATGGAAATCGCATGA
- the sufC gene encoding Fe-S cluster assembly ATPase SufC, whose product MLTITDLHATVADKPILNGLSLTVPAGEVHAIMGPNGAGKSTLAYTLGGRPGYEVTGGSVSLDGQDLLAMEPHERAAAGLFLGFQYPVEIPGVSSMQFIRESLNAQRRARGEPELSGAEFIRLAKAEAAELGMDVDMLKRPVNVGFSGGEKKRAEMVQMGIMRPRFAVLDETDSGLDIDALRIVGAGINRIMRAPDRGVLLITHYQRLLDYVQPDRVHVLTAGRITRSGGPELAHELERGGYAEVA is encoded by the coding sequence ATGCTCACGATTACCGACCTTCACGCGACCGTCGCCGACAAGCCGATCCTGAACGGCCTGTCGCTCACCGTGCCCGCCGGCGAAGTCCATGCGATCATGGGCCCCAATGGCGCGGGCAAGTCGACCCTCGCCTACACGCTCGGCGGTCGCCCGGGCTATGAGGTGACCGGGGGCTCCGTCAGCCTCGACGGGCAGGACCTGCTCGCGATGGAGCCGCACGAGCGCGCCGCCGCGGGGCTTTTCCTCGGCTTCCAGTATCCGGTCGAAATCCCCGGCGTCTCCTCGATGCAGTTCATCCGCGAGAGCCTGAACGCCCAGCGTCGCGCGCGCGGCGAGCCCGAGCTCAGCGGCGCCGAATTCATCCGCCTCGCCAAGGCCGAAGCGGCCGAGCTCGGCATGGACGTCGACATGCTCAAGCGCCCGGTCAACGTCGGCTTCTCGGGCGGCGAGAAGAAGCGCGCCGAGATGGTGCAAATGGGGATCATGCGGCCGAGGTTCGCCGTCCTCGACGAGACCGACAGCGGGCTCGACATCGACGCGCTTCGGATCGTCGGCGCGGGCATCAACCGGATCATGCGCGCGCCCGACCGCGGCGTGCTGCTCATCACCCACTATCAGCGGCTGCTCGACTATGTGCAGCCCGACCGCGTCCACGTGCTGACCGCCGGCCGGATCACCCGCTCGGGCGGGCCGGAGCTGGCCCACGAACTCGAGCGCGGGGGCTACGCCGAGGTCGCATGA
- a CDS encoding helix-turn-helix transcriptional regulator, translating into MLNQLKVLRAQRDWNQQDLADRLGVSRQSVNAIETGRYDPSLPLAFRIADIFGLPIEAIFTPPAKD; encoded by the coding sequence GTGCTGAACCAGCTCAAGGTTCTCCGCGCCCAGCGGGATTGGAACCAGCAGGACCTGGCCGATCGGCTCGGCGTCTCCCGCCAGAGCGTCAACGCGATCGAGACCGGCCGCTACGATCCCTCGCTCCCGCTCGCCTTCCGCATCGCCGACATCTTCGGCCTGCCGATCGAAGCCATCTTCACCCCTCCCGCCAAGGATTGA
- a CDS encoding cysteine desulfurase → MNIQSSLAAPLDVRDQFPAIAGWHYLDSAVSAQKPQAVIDAITRAYAQDYASVHRGVYQRSADMTLAYEAARARAGNFIGGAAEETIFTRGATEAINLVAQRLPKNGRTRVLLSALEHHSNIVPWQLAGYAIDVVPLTPDGRIDLDAAEAMISEDHRVVAFAHVSNVLGSVLEAPRTAEIAHSKGALLLLDGCQASPRISVMIDKIGADFYAYSGHKLYGPTGIGVLWGRRDLLESMPPWQGGGAMIDRVTFEGTTFMPPPQRFEAGTPHIVGGIGLASAIDWVEGIGVERIHAHEAALVAETRERLTSLDGVTLYGPEDSAGIVSFTLDGVHPHDVGTILDDAGVAIRAGHHCAQPLMALLGVPATCRASFAAHSDSSDIDALVDGLKQVKRIFG, encoded by the coding sequence ATGAACATCCAGTCGTCCCTCGCCGCGCCGCTCGACGTTCGCGACCAGTTTCCGGCGATCGCCGGCTGGCATTACCTCGACAGCGCCGTCTCCGCGCAGAAGCCGCAGGCGGTGATCGACGCCATCACCCGCGCCTATGCGCAGGATTATGCGAGCGTGCATCGCGGGGTCTACCAGCGCTCGGCCGACATGACGCTCGCCTATGAGGCGGCGCGGGCCCGCGCCGGCAATTTCATCGGCGGCGCGGCGGAGGAGACGATCTTCACCCGCGGCGCGACCGAGGCGATCAACCTCGTGGCGCAGCGCTTGCCGAAGAACGGCCGCACCCGGGTCCTCCTGTCCGCGCTCGAACATCACTCGAACATCGTGCCGTGGCAGCTCGCGGGCTATGCCATCGACGTCGTGCCGCTGACGCCGGACGGCCGGATCGACCTCGACGCGGCCGAGGCGATGATCAGCGAAGACCATCGCGTCGTCGCTTTTGCCCATGTTTCCAACGTCTTGGGCTCGGTCCTCGAAGCCCCCCGAACGGCCGAGATCGCGCACTCGAAGGGCGCGCTCCTGCTCCTCGACGGCTGCCAGGCCTCACCCCGCATAAGCGTGATGATCGATAAGATCGGCGCCGACTTCTATGCCTATTCGGGCCACAAGCTGTACGGCCCGACCGGCATCGGCGTGCTCTGGGGCCGCCGCGACCTCCTCGAAAGCATGCCGCCGTGGCAGGGCGGCGGGGCGATGATCGACCGGGTAACCTTCGAAGGCACCACCTTCATGCCCCCGCCGCAGCGCTTCGAGGCCGGCACCCCGCACATCGTCGGCGGGATCGGCCTCGCGTCCGCGATCGACTGGGTGGAAGGCATTGGGGTCGAGCGGATCCATGCCCACGAAGCCGCGCTCGTCGCCGAGACCCGCGAGCGTCTGACGTCGCTTGACGGCGTCACCCTCTACGGGCCCGAGGACAGCGCGGGCATCGTCAGTTTCACGCTCGACGGGGTGCATCCGCACGACGTCGGCACCATATTGGACGATGCGGGCGTCGCGATCCGCGCGGGCCATCATTGCGCGCAGCCCCTGATGGCGCTGCTCGGGGTCCCGGCCACCTGCCGCGCGAGCTTTGCGGCGCATTCGGACAGCAGCGACATCGACGCCCTCGTCGATGGGCTCAAACAAGTGAAACGGATCTTCGGATGA